In Pseudobacter ginsenosidimutans, the following are encoded in one genomic region:
- a CDS encoding SusC/RagA family TonB-linked outer membrane protein, which translates to MRLISFFMLVLCLQVAAKTEGQTVSLSAKNSKIIEVLKAIQTQTGYSIIAGQKELDKVGQVSISVKDMPLADALKLALKGSGIDFIIQGRTITLVESKTPLPGNAAEPEVVVMQITGKVITSAGVPLSNVSVINLTTKKGTVTTADGSYKIEALQGEILLFTYVGYKQQQVKVGRSATVNVEMEMVGTAMEEYVVTGYQTVNKRDMVGSSATVKAKDIFNPASTTIDEMLQGQIAGVMVTNSGSRAGNTPTVEIRGTSTFLGNKSPLWVVDGIIQPDPLKLEGNASLMSELRNIIGNQVSWLNPLDIESITVLKDASATAIYGSKASNGVIVITTRKIARDRTSVNYNGYVSMTDRPDYSRFNVMNSQERILTSEEALNWGTPYTFVPLKQMNTFEGIHRMYLEGNISLETYLAQRKKLESANTDWLDILTRNAVSQTHNVSVSGGTFKNSYRFSLGYNNEQGQETGNDNKRYTANLVINSRLSDKITLNTYLNGTMTQTNSFAPSVNPMTYALSTSRAIPAYEDDGSLLFYNTRASYFLNTNREAYGFNLLNERNNSGTSAKNTQINAAIDFQWKLTPWLTYQLRGGVSVSNLTGESYLGARTNYIAKTYRGYDYNEFGPGTPEFKSAILPYGGQLYTNNAKQTTSNITNLLQFTKEFNRDHRINAMAGQEIRSNEETTIANTVWGYMPENGNLLAKPTPIKNLVPITGSYSSDWGVFDALYSDLNPSWSKNRNLTNFASYFATFAYSFKNRYVLNANIRNDMSNRFGQDVTKRFDPNYSFGLSWDVSREPWIENKLPFVDMMRIRGSYGIRGNALTNRSNELILRLGSLDNTYYDFLNRIYQLPNFNLSWEKTTDWNIGFDMGLFKGVNVVFDYYSKKSDVILPQDLPYEYGLGLNTMDINGGLINNRGAEISIEFMPINKKDLYLMVRVNSSKNFNKVGKAVTTATMYELLQGSSSKILREGYPVSGFWSFSYAGLSGVDGRPLFNNIDVPADQKSTFVDPLSFLVYSGESVPNFTGGLNINFRYKNLLFTSQFAALFGAKKRLSSPYSSFSGDGRMPAPEANLDRELLGRWKNPGDEAFTNIPAMIRGTDYRYELPNLIRYSWLDMWARSDMRVIDASFLRCRQLTLAWEFDEKFCKRIGATKLNVNASVANPFVIASSRLNGFDPELPGNQVMPRTYTLGLNVNF; encoded by the coding sequence ATGAGATTGATTTCTTTCTTCATGCTTGTTCTTTGTTTGCAGGTGGCTGCAAAGACCGAAGGGCAAACTGTGAGTCTCTCAGCAAAGAACTCGAAGATCATCGAGGTGCTGAAAGCCATCCAGACCCAAACCGGGTACAGCATCATTGCCGGCCAAAAGGAACTGGATAAGGTAGGCCAGGTCAGCATTTCGGTAAAAGACATGCCCCTGGCCGATGCTTTGAAACTGGCGCTGAAAGGAAGCGGCATCGATTTTATCATTCAGGGCCGCACCATCACGCTGGTTGAAAGCAAAACTCCTTTGCCGGGAAATGCAGCAGAACCGGAAGTAGTGGTGATGCAGATCACGGGAAAAGTGATCACCTCTGCCGGTGTGCCGCTTTCCAATGTTTCCGTAATCAATCTCACAACAAAAAAAGGAACAGTCACCACGGCAGATGGCAGTTACAAGATCGAAGCCCTGCAGGGCGAGATACTGCTGTTCACCTATGTGGGTTATAAACAGCAACAGGTTAAAGTGGGCAGGTCTGCCACCGTCAATGTTGAGATGGAAATGGTGGGCACTGCAATGGAAGAATATGTTGTTACCGGTTATCAGACCGTGAACAAAAGAGATATGGTGGGCTCTTCCGCAACAGTGAAAGCAAAGGATATCTTCAATCCTGCTTCTACCACCATTGATGAAATGCTGCAGGGACAGATCGCAGGGGTGATGGTCACCAATTCCGGAAGCAGGGCAGGTAATACACCCACGGTAGAGATTCGCGGAACTTCCACCTTCCTGGGCAATAAATCACCGCTCTGGGTAGTGGATGGTATCATACAGCCTGACCCGCTGAAACTGGAAGGCAATGCCTCCCTGATGAGTGAGCTGAGAAATATCATCGGTAACCAGGTTTCCTGGCTGAATCCACTGGACATTGAATCGATCACTGTACTGAAAGATGCATCTGCCACTGCCATCTATGGCTCGAAGGCGTCCAATGGCGTTATCGTTATCACAACCAGGAAGATCGCAAGGGACAGAACTTCGGTCAACTATAACGGTTATGTTTCCATGACTGACCGTCCTGATTACAGCCGCTTCAACGTGATGAATTCCCAGGAACGCATCCTCACTTCCGAAGAAGCGCTCAACTGGGGCACACCCTATACATTCGTGCCGCTGAAACAAATGAATACTTTCGAAGGCATCCACAGGATGTATCTCGAAGGGAATATTTCACTGGAAACCTATCTCGCACAAAGAAAAAAACTGGAAAGCGCCAATACTGACTGGCTGGATATCCTTACACGCAACGCCGTTTCCCAAACCCATAACGTGAGTGTATCAGGTGGTACATTCAAAAACAGTTACCGTTTTTCACTTGGTTACAATAATGAACAAGGACAGGAAACAGGCAATGACAATAAACGATATACCGCTAACCTGGTGATCAATTCCCGTTTGTCTGACAAGATCACACTGAACACCTACCTCAACGGAACGATGACCCAAACCAATAGTTTCGCTCCGTCTGTGAATCCTATGACGTATGCACTGAGTACCAGTCGCGCCATTCCTGCCTATGAAGACGATGGCTCCCTGCTTTTCTACAATACTAGGGCATCTTATTTCCTGAATACGAACCGTGAAGCTTACGGCTTTAATTTATTGAATGAAAGGAATAATAGTGGCACTTCTGCAAAGAATACACAGATCAATGCAGCGATCGATTTTCAATGGAAACTCACGCCCTGGCTGACCTATCAGTTGAGAGGCGGTGTGTCTGTTTCCAATCTGACAGGTGAAAGTTATTTAGGTGCCAGGACCAATTATATCGCAAAAACATATCGCGGCTACGATTACAATGAATTCGGCCCGGGCACACCTGAATTCAAATCTGCGATCCTGCCATACGGAGGTCAGTTGTATACCAATAATGCAAAACAAACCACCAGTAATATCACCAATCTCCTGCAGTTCACGAAAGAGTTCAACAGGGACCATCGCATCAATGCGATGGCAGGGCAGGAGATCAGGTCAAATGAAGAGACCACCATCGCGAATACGGTATGGGGATACATGCCAGAGAATGGCAACCTGCTGGCGAAACCTACACCTATCAAAAACCTGGTTCCGATCACCGGGTCCTATTCATCGGACTGGGGCGTGTTCGATGCGTTGTATTCCGATCTGAACCCTTCCTGGAGCAAGAACAGGAACCTGACCAATTTCGCTTCCTATTTCGCCACATTCGCGTATTCCTTCAAGAACCGTTATGTGTTGAATGCAAATATCCGGAACGATATGTCTAATCGCTTCGGACAGGATGTAACCAAACGTTTCGATCCCAACTATTCATTTGGTTTATCATGGGATGTTTCGAGAGAGCCCTGGATCGAAAACAAATTGCCCTTCGTTGATATGATGCGCATTCGCGGATCCTATGGCATCAGGGGAAATGCGCTCACCAACAGGAGCAATGAATTAATACTCCGCCTCGGTTCGCTCGACAATACCTATTACGATTTCCTGAACAGGATCTACCAGTTACCGAATTTCAATTTGTCCTGGGAGAAAACCACCGACTGGAATATCGGTTTCGATATGGGTCTCTTCAAGGGAGTGAATGTTGTATTCGATTATTATTCCAAGAAATCGGACGTGATCCTGCCGCAGGATCTTCCGTATGAATATGGATTAGGCCTCAATACCATGGACATCAACGGCGGCCTTATCAATAACCGCGGTGCTGAGATCTCGATCGAGTTCATGCCCATCAACAAGAAAGACCTGTACCTGATGGTTCGCGTCAATTCTTCCAAAAATTTCAACAAGGTTGGAAAGGCTGTAACAACTGCCACGATGTATGAGTTGTTGCAGGGAAGCAGCAGCAAGATCTTGCGTGAAGGTTATCCTGTGTCTGGGTTCTGGTCCTTTTCCTATGCAGGTTTGAGTGGTGTGGATGGAAGGCCGCTCTTCAACAATATCGATGTACCTGCCGATCAGAAAAGTACTTTTGTAGACCCGCTCAGTTTTCTCGTTTATTCAGGGGAATCTGTTCCCAATTTCACTGGTGGCCTCAATATCAATTTCAGGTATAAGAATTTACTCTTCACCAGCCAGTTCGCTGCTTTGTTTGGGGCGAAGAAACGACTCTCTTCTCCTTATTCCAGTTTTTCCGGAGATGGCAGAATGCCTGCACCTGAAGCGAATCTCGACAGGGAATTGCTGGGCCGCTGGAAAAATCCGGGTGATGAAGCCTTTACCAATATTCCTGCAATGATCCGCGGAACGGATTATCGCTATGAGTTACCCAATCTGATCAGGTATTCCTGGTTGGATATGTGGGCGAGATCGGATATGAGAGTGATAGATGCCTCTTTCCTGCGATGCCGTCAACTGACGCTTGCCTGGGAGTTCGACGAGAAATTTTGCAAGCGGATCGGCGCTACCAAACTCAATGTGAATGCCAGTGTGGCCAATCCTTTCGTGATTGCCAGCAGCAGGCTCAATGGCTTCGATCCTGAGCTGCCCGGCAACCAGGTGATGCCGCGTACATACACGCTTGGATTAAATGTTAACTTTTAA
- a CDS encoding RagB/SusD family nutrient uptake outer membrane protein → MIILGSAASCKKFLEPQSQQYFVPKDASAINSMLLGNGYPRNQLDCGEITAGLQVLDDDIALTTGTAAFVSDANFYNALFHTFTWQAEMHTQMRDNGGYGKYKNLWDLTYKLILGTNAALDYVDIVEGTKLEKNKIKAQAYALRGFYFFHLVNLFGEPYNHNPQAPGVPLKLSSKIENEEIPRNTVKEVYDQVVKDLKEAESYYLQLPESSQFAPDFRTSLPMVQLLLSRVYLYMENWKEAASYAQQVIRDNRFSLLDLNTLQLAPVGGRRLYHPFTSFKSPEVIWLYGLNGQDITPWVFTNTYLTAAFKTERYFLAAPELVNSFETGDLRKEWYISRDQDNDNVFLAYGKGVPYLTNSNLLLAEVFSRAFRLSEAYLNLAEAGAKSAEVGVNVATDALNALRIKRFKPENYVPVSGVTGDALVQMVREERRMELCYEAHRWFDLRRYGMPGITHTWRVGLNAANPLNTYTLKEKDPAYTLPIPEEVMNRNRALEQNKLAPKRDN, encoded by the coding sequence ATGATCATACTGGGATCCGCTGCGTCCTGCAAGAAATTCCTTGAACCGCAATCCCAGCAATATTTTGTACCGAAAGACGCCAGCGCTATCAACAGCATGTTGCTCGGCAATGGCTATCCGCGCAATCAACTGGATTGCGGTGAGATCACTGCCGGCCTCCAGGTACTGGATGATGATATCGCTCTTACTACCGGTACTGCTGCATTTGTAAGTGATGCTAATTTTTACAATGCATTGTTCCATACGTTCACCTGGCAGGCTGAGATGCATACGCAGATGCGGGACAATGGAGGATATGGAAAGTATAAAAATCTCTGGGATCTCACGTATAAGCTGATCCTGGGAACCAATGCGGCACTCGATTATGTAGATATCGTGGAAGGAACAAAACTGGAAAAGAATAAAATCAAAGCACAGGCTTATGCTTTAAGAGGATTTTACTTTTTCCATCTGGTGAATCTGTTCGGCGAGCCTTATAACCATAATCCACAAGCGCCGGGCGTGCCATTGAAATTATCGAGCAAGATAGAAAATGAGGAAATTCCGAGGAATACGGTTAAAGAAGTATATGACCAGGTGGTGAAGGACCTGAAAGAAGCAGAGAGTTATTACCTGCAATTGCCGGAGTCTTCACAGTTTGCGCCTGATTTCCGCACCAGCCTGCCGATGGTCCAACTGTTGCTGTCCAGGGTTTATCTGTACATGGAAAACTGGAAAGAAGCGGCCAGCTATGCGCAACAGGTGATCAGGGATAACCGGTTCTCGCTGCTCGATCTCAATACGCTTCAGTTGGCGCCTGTTGGAGGCAGAAGACTTTATCATCCTTTCACTTCTTTCAAATCCCCTGAAGTGATCTGGCTCTATGGGCTCAACGGTCAGGATATCACCCCCTGGGTATTCACCAATACTTACCTCACTGCAGCATTTAAAACAGAGCGATATTTTCTTGCGGCCCCTGAACTGGTGAACAGCTTTGAAACTGGCGATCTCAGGAAAGAATGGTATATCAGCCGGGACCAGGACAATGACAATGTATTCCTGGCATATGGAAAGGGAGTACCTTATCTGACCAATTCCAATCTTTTGCTGGCAGAAGTCTTTTCACGCGCTTTCCGTCTTTCAGAAGCCTACCTGAATCTCGCCGAGGCGGGCGCAAAGTCTGCTGAAGTAGGTGTTAACGTGGCAACCGATGCACTGAATGCGCTTCGCATCAAACGTTTCAAACCGGAAAACTATGTTCCTGTTTCAGGTGTCACCGGAGATGCGCTGGTGCAGATGGTGCGTGAAGAGCGTCGTATGGAATTATGCTATGAAGCCCATCGCTGGTTTGATCTGCGCCGTTATGGAATGCCCGGCATTACCCATACATGGCGCGTAGGGCTCAACGCCGCGAATCCGTTGAATACCTATACGCTCAAAGAAAAAGACCCTGCCTATACACTTCCCATACCTGAAGAAGTGATGAACAGGAACCGGGCGCTGGAACAAAATAAACTGGCTCCCAAAAGAGACAACTAG